A part of Capsicum annuum cultivar UCD-10X-F1 chromosome 6, UCD10Xv1.1, whole genome shotgun sequence genomic DNA contains:
- the LOC107874199 gene encoding histone-lysine N-methyltransferase ATX3-like — translation MGSVTDLIERRYRSQRKYYYFFRINDEVVIDATMKGNIARLINHSCMPNCFAKIMSLREDEDQIILIAKKDVSAEDELIFDYRFEVDQNDELKVPCLCGAPNCRKFMN, via the coding sequence ATGGGCAGTGTCACTGACCTTATAGAACGTCGATATAGGTCTCAAAGGAAGTACTATTACTTTTTCAGGATAAATGATGAAGTAGTGATTGATGCAACCATGAAAGGAAACATTGCAAGACTAATCAACCACTCATGCATGCCAAATTGCTTTGCAAAGATCATGAGTCTTAGAGAAGATGAGGATCAGATTATTCTTATAGCTAAAAAGGATGTTTCAGCAGAGGATGAGTTAATATTTGATTACAGGTTTGAGGTTGATCAGAATGATGAGCTTAAAGTCCCCTGTCTTTGTGGAGCTCCCAACTGTAGGAAATTCATGAATTAG